In a genomic window of Physeter macrocephalus isolate SW-GA chromosome 14, ASM283717v5, whole genome shotgun sequence:
- the SEZ6 gene encoding seizure protein 6 homolog encodes MRPAALLLLPSLLALLAHGLSSEAPTVGEEQAPGMEETDGELTVNPTPEQPERGIHFVTTAPTLKLLNHHPLLEEFLQEGLEERGAELRPAQPFRPDPPTPYTPSPLPRLAKQDSRPVFTSPTPAMVETPTQPQSREGPWSLESEPPALHITAPLPPGPSMAMPTPGPAERPNTTPPSRAWTPTREGPGDIGRPWAPEVMSPTTGLGIEGTITTSTASGDDEETTTTSTIITTTITTVQPPGPCSWNFSGPEGSLDSPTAPSSPLDVGLDCFYYISVYPGYGVEIKVQNISLREGETVTVEGLGGTDPLPLANQSFLLRGHIIRSPTHQAALRFQSLPPPAGPGTFHFYYQGPSLLYLPPCRELVSKGD; translated from the exons GACTTTCCTCGGAGGCCCCTACAGTGGGGGAAGAGCAGGCCCCAGGCATGGAGGAGACGGATGGGGAACTGACAGTGAACCCCACACCTGAGCAGCCAGAACGAGGCATCCACTTCGTCACAACGGCCCCTACCCTGAAGCTGCTTAACCACCACCCCCTGCTCGAGGAATTCCTACAAGAGGGGTTGGAGGAGCGGGGGGCAGAGCTGAGGCCAGCACAGCCCTTCCGGCCTGACCCACCTACACCATATACCCCAAGTCCCCTTCCCCGTCTGGCCAAGCAGGACAGCCGCCCCGTCTTCACCAGCCCCACTCCAGCCATGGTGGAAACACCTACTCAGCCCCAGTCCAGGGAAGGACCCTGGAGCCTGGAGTCAGAGCCCCCTGCACTTCATATCACAGCTCCCCTACCTCCAGGGCCCAGTATGGCAATGCCCACCCCAGGCCCAGCAGAGAGGCCCAATACTACACCCCCTAGCAGGGCATGGACTCCGACCCGAGAAGGTCCTGGAGACATAGGCAGGCCCTGGGCTCCAGAGGTCATGTCGCCAACCACAGGGCTTGGGATTGAGGGGACCATCACCACTTCTACGGCTTCAGGGGACGATGAGgagaccaccaccaccagcaccatcatcaccaccaccatcaccacagtccAGCCACCAG gCCCTTGTAGCTGGAATTTCTCAGGCCCAGAGGGCTCTCTGGActcccccacagcccccagctcACCCCTTGATGTCGGCCTGGACTGTTTCTACTACATCTCCGTCTATCCTGGCTACGGTGTGGAAATCAAG GTCCAGAACATCAGCCTCCGAGAAGGGGAGACAGTAACTGTGGAGGGCCTCGGGGGAACTGACCCCTTGCCCCTGGCCAACCAGTCTTTCCTGCTGAGGGGCCACATCATCCGCAGCCCCACCCACCAAGCGGCCCTGAGGTTCCAGAGCCTCCCACCACCTGCTGGGCCTGGCACCTTCCATTTCTACTACCAAG GACCTTCCCTCCTCTACCTACCACCCTGCAGAGAACTGGTCTCAAAGGGGGACTGA